A genomic window from Alistipes sp. ZOR0009 includes:
- the eno gene encoding phosphopyruvate hydratase: MGQIVNVHAREILDSRGNPTIEVEITTASGAFGRAAVPSGASTGENEALELRDGDKGRYLGKGVLKAVHNVNEVIAPEILGMFVGDQVGIDKKMIQLDGTNTKSNLGANAILGVSLAVAKAAANFYGLPLYRYIGGTNAKTLPVPMMNIINGGSHSDAPIAFQEFMVRPVGATSFREGLRMGAEVFHALKKVLHDRGLSTAVGDEGGFAPTLNGTEDALESIIKAIEIAGYKPGRKCEGGQVSIGLDCASSEFFKDGKYNYAKFEGANGKVLSSEEQASYLEELVNKYPIDSIEDGMGENDWAGWKILTDKLGSRCQLVGDDLFVTNVDFLKRGIEEGCANSILIKVNQIGSLTETLDAIEMAHRAGYTSVTSHRSGETEDSTIADIAVATNSGQIKTGSMSRSDRMAKYNQLLRIEEELGDEAIYGYEKIYRKA; this comes from the coding sequence ATGGGTCAAATAGTTAACGTACACGCTCGTGAGATCCTTGATTCTCGTGGCAATCCAACTATCGAAGTAGAAATTACAACCGCTAGCGGTGCTTTTGGTCGTGCTGCCGTTCCATCTGGTGCTTCAACCGGAGAAAACGAGGCGCTAGAGCTTCGCGATGGCGATAAGGGACGCTACTTAGGTAAAGGTGTGCTAAAGGCTGTACATAACGTTAACGAGGTTATTGCTCCTGAAATTCTCGGCATGTTCGTGGGCGATCAAGTAGGCATCGATAAAAAGATGATCCAACTTGATGGAACTAATACCAAGAGCAACTTAGGTGCAAACGCTATCCTAGGCGTTTCTCTAGCCGTAGCTAAGGCTGCAGCAAACTTCTATGGTCTTCCACTATACCGTTACATTGGTGGAACTAACGCAAAAACGCTACCTGTTCCAATGATGAATATCATCAATGGTGGCTCTCACTCTGATGCTCCTATTGCATTCCAAGAGTTTATGGTACGCCCTGTTGGTGCTACCTCTTTCCGTGAAGGCCTTCGTATGGGTGCGGAAGTTTTCCATGCTCTTAAAAAAGTTCTTCATGACCGTGGCCTATCTACTGCTGTAGGTGACGAAGGTGGTTTTGCTCCAACTCTTAATGGAACTGAAGATGCTCTTGAGTCTATCATCAAGGCTATTGAGATTGCAGGTTACAAGCCAGGCCGTAAGTGCGAAGGTGGTCAAGTTTCAATCGGATTGGACTGTGCTTCATCTGAATTCTTCAAGGACGGAAAGTACAACTACGCTAAGTTTGAAGGTGCTAATGGAAAAGTTCTTTCATCTGAAGAGCAAGCATCGTACCTAGAGGAGCTAGTTAACAAGTATCCTATCGATTCTATCGAGGATGGTATGGGTGAAAACGACTGGGCTGGTTGGAAGATTCTTACTGATAAGTTAGGTAGTCGTTGTCAGCTAGTTGGTGATGACTTGTTTGTTACTAACGTTGACTTCCTAAAGAGGGGTATTGAGGAAGGCTGTGCTAACTCAATTCTTATCAAGGTTAACCAAATCGGTTCTTTAACTGAAACTCTTGATGCGATTGAAATGGCTCACCGTGCAGGTTACACTTCTGTAACTTCTCACCGTTCTGGAGAAACTGAAGATTCAACTATTGCTGATATCGCAGTTGCTACCAATTCAGGTCAAATCAAGACTGGTTCAATGAGCCGCTCTGACCGTATGGCTAAATACAACCAGCTGCTTCGTATTGAAGAGGAACTTGGAGACGAGGCTATTTACGGATACGAAAAGATTTACCGTAAAGCTTAA
- a CDS encoding DUF6261 family protein, whose protein sequence is MLQPLNISQLKIKELEAYSKSVVNLCYQSNFSSIILCSPFVSLKDKLQKYSVWIIKNGSSQTFEEILRRDTQRKRAIKALEHALLMHLHGKDAANCSAANSLLRTIAAILEETYPFTTLSADRSKILSILDSPNSIESIKTLKLAHLIQNIEEEDKKYHTFCSNTLNDLFLQKGIMEAAETRKALEQTLAFFLAYIYAMELSNSDPSWNLLSKRIAKIENFHQTPPSIL, encoded by the coding sequence ATGCTTCAACCATTAAACATATCGCAACTTAAAATAAAAGAACTTGAAGCTTACTCTAAATCGGTAGTTAATCTTTGCTATCAATCCAACTTCTCGTCCATTATTCTTTGTAGTCCTTTTGTGTCACTAAAAGATAAACTGCAAAAATACTCTGTGTGGATAATAAAAAATGGAAGCAGCCAAACTTTTGAAGAGATCTTGCGAAGAGATACCCAAAGAAAAAGAGCAATAAAAGCACTGGAGCATGCTCTTTTGATGCATCTACACGGAAAGGATGCAGCCAACTGCAGTGCAGCGAATAGCCTTTTACGAACGATAGCTGCTATTTTAGAAGAAACCTATCCATTTACCACACTCTCCGCTGATCGAAGCAAAATACTATCGATTTTAGACTCTCCGAATAGCATTGAGTCCATCAAAACATTAAAACTAGCCCATCTTATCCAAAATATCGAAGAGGAAGACAAAAAGTATCATACCTTTTGCAGTAACACCTTAAACGATCTATTCCTTCAAAAAGGGATAATGGAAGCAGCAGAAACAAGAAAAGCCCTAGAACAAACGCTCGCTTTTTTTCTTGCCTACATCTATGCCATGGAGCTAAGTAATAGCGATCCTTCGTGGAACCTTCTTTCAAAAAGAATCGCCAAAATAGAAAACTTTCATCAGACACCACCTTCTATTCTTTAA
- a CDS encoding dipeptidase has product MKKIALSLVGLLMLQAQLSEACTSYLVTKGASKDGSAMISYAADSHVRYGELYFRPAKDYPAGTMVTLYDRGSNKPLGQIPQVTHTYSVVGMMNEHQVAIGESTFGGRHELEDTTGTIDYGSLMFLALQRSKTAREAIKVMTELVDQYGYYGAGESFSIGDPNEVWILEMVGKGTTLAIDKKSKKSYNKNKGALWVAIRIPDGYISAHANHARIQTFPMEDGVKSISFKNINKIFEPNIEVVYANDVISYAREKKWYTGEDKEFSFSDTYAPIDFGKARFSEFRVWAMFNSYCDGMSEYLDYVTGKNLKHRMPLYVKPNRKISPRDLITSKRNHLEGTEFDMSQDIGAGPHALPYRWRPMTWKYDGKEYFHERTTATQQTGFSFIAQMRSWMPNTIGGISWFGVDDAASCVYVPFYCGMTKVPESWAEGNGDMLTYSPTSAFWAFNRVANFAYLRYDVIIKDVQKLQKEMEDKSELFVKATDAAALELHKADPAAAREYITNFSVDLGNNTVKRWNDFSNWLLVKYIDGNIKKEKDGLFLRNPYGFPASPNQPELPDYWKKTIIDQTGKKFEELK; this is encoded by the coding sequence ATGAAAAAGATAGCCCTATCGCTGGTTGGCCTGCTGATGCTACAAGCTCAGCTATCGGAGGCCTGCACCAGCTACCTCGTAACCAAAGGAGCTTCTAAGGACGGCTCTGCAATGATATCGTACGCAGCTGATTCCCATGTTCGCTACGGAGAACTCTACTTCCGACCAGCCAAAGACTACCCTGCAGGAACAATGGTAACCCTTTATGACAGGGGTTCGAATAAACCTCTTGGCCAAATTCCTCAGGTTACCCACACCTACTCGGTTGTCGGAATGATGAATGAGCACCAAGTAGCTATTGGAGAAAGCACCTTTGGTGGACGCCACGAACTTGAAGATACAACAGGCACCATCGACTATGGTAGCCTCATGTTCCTTGCGCTACAACGCTCAAAAACGGCTCGTGAAGCGATAAAGGTTATGACCGAACTTGTAGACCAGTACGGCTACTACGGAGCAGGGGAGTCATTCTCTATAGGAGATCCTAACGAGGTTTGGATCCTAGAAATGGTAGGAAAGGGGACTACCCTTGCCATAGACAAAAAAAGTAAAAAGTCGTACAATAAAAATAAAGGAGCGTTATGGGTTGCCATTCGCATCCCTGATGGCTATATAAGTGCGCATGCCAACCATGCTCGAATTCAGACATTCCCTATGGAAGATGGCGTAAAATCAATCAGTTTTAAAAATATTAACAAGATATTTGAACCTAACATCGAAGTTGTATACGCCAACGATGTTATTAGTTACGCTCGTGAAAAAAAGTGGTACACTGGCGAGGACAAGGAATTCAGTTTCTCGGACACCTACGCGCCCATAGACTTTGGGAAAGCGCGCTTCAGCGAATTTCGCGTATGGGCAATGTTTAATAGCTACTGCGATGGCATGAGCGAATACCTAGACTATGTTACCGGCAAAAACCTAAAGCACAGAATGCCGCTCTACGTCAAACCAAACAGGAAAATATCTCCCCGCGATTTGATCACATCTAAGCGCAACCACCTAGAAGGAACCGAATTTGATATGAGCCAAGATATTGGGGCAGGACCTCACGCACTACCCTATCGCTGGCGTCCCATGACATGGAAGTATGATGGGAAGGAATATTTCCACGAGCGTACCACTGCTACTCAGCAAACTGGGTTCTCTTTTATCGCGCAAATGCGCTCATGGATGCCTAATACAATTGGTGGAATAAGCTGGTTTGGAGTTGATGATGCAGCATCGTGCGTTTACGTTCCCTTCTACTGCGGAATGACCAAAGTTCCCGAATCGTGGGCCGAAGGAAATGGCGATATGCTGACCTACTCTCCTACTTCTGCCTTTTGGGCATTTAATCGCGTTGCCAATTTTGCGTACCTACGATACGACGTTATCATTAAAGATGTGCAAAAGCTGCAGAAAGAGATGGAAGATAAAAGTGAGCTATTTGTCAAAGCAACAGATGCCGCGGCCTTAGAACTACACAAAGCAGATCCAGCGGCTGCTCGCGAATACATTACCAACTTCTCTGTAGATTTAGGAAACAACACCGTAAAACGTTGGAATGACTTCTCAAATTGGCTTCTGGTAAAATATATTGATGGGAATATCAAAAAAGAAAAAGATGGGCTGTTTCTACGTAATCCATACGGATTTCCGGCATCTCCAAACCAGCCAGAACTTCCTGATTACTGGAAAAAAACAATTATCGACCAAACCGGGAAAAAATTTGAAGAACTGAAATAG
- a CDS encoding C1 family peptidase, whose translation MKKTRQFLFVAASLLVVAAVIFVSCSKDSNDVANPKNEVALQVNHQLGCKLLPENVYMGIPVTEDLTSTLKVLPTSVNLTTPPVGNQGGEGSCVAWGTTYAARSIAWQAANPAAWSYSVNIFSPEYVYNQIKAGGCADGSYVTDGLDLLRNQGVVPWSVMPYSDANGCSTMPTTAQRTTAANYRIAGYSRVSLTTTAIKTQLAAGKPVIVAGPVNNAFVNLTGTTVLGRFTGSSLGGHCYCVVGYDNSRNAFKVQNSWGTTWGSSGFGYINYSYITSWWQEAYVFN comes from the coding sequence ATGAAAAAAACCAGACAGTTCTTGTTCGTAGCTGCTTCTTTATTGGTTGTAGCTGCCGTTATTTTTGTTTCTTGTAGTAAGGACAGCAACGATGTTGCAAATCCTAAAAATGAAGTTGCTCTTCAGGTAAATCATCAGTTGGGATGTAAACTTCTTCCTGAGAATGTCTATATGGGCATTCCTGTTACTGAAGATCTAACTTCTACCTTGAAAGTTTTACCAACTTCGGTAAATCTTACAACTCCTCCAGTAGGAAACCAAGGTGGCGAAGGTTCTTGTGTTGCTTGGGGAACTACCTATGCTGCTCGTAGTATTGCTTGGCAGGCTGCCAATCCTGCTGCTTGGAGCTACTCTGTTAACATTTTTAGCCCAGAGTATGTGTATAACCAAATTAAGGCAGGTGGATGCGCCGATGGTTCTTATGTTACCGACGGTTTGGATCTTCTAAGAAATCAAGGTGTGGTGCCTTGGAGCGTTATGCCTTACAGTGATGCTAATGGATGTAGCACAATGCCAACTACGGCTCAGCGCACTACGGCTGCTAACTATCGTATTGCAGGTTACAGCAGGGTAAGTCTTACTACTACTGCCATTAAGACTCAGCTTGCAGCTGGTAAGCCTGTAATAGTTGCTGGTCCTGTAAATAACGCATTTGTAAACCTAACTGGAACTACCGTTCTTGGCAGATTTACTGGCTCTTCTTTAGGTGGCCACTGCTATTGCGTTGTTGGTTATGATAATAGCCGTAATGCATTTAAGGTTCAAAACTCTTGGGGTACAACTTGGGGATCTTCAGGATTTGGTTACATCAACTATTCCTACATCACCAGCTGGTGGCAAGAAGCTTACGTATTCAACTAG